In Deltaproteobacteria bacterium, the following are encoded in one genomic region:
- a CDS encoding FAD-dependent oxidoreductase gives ASRLTVAGRIVSAERMALAGIRAQCVCMAMGQAMGAAAAMAVKKGVPSREIDSREIVAMTVEHGAVPLS, from the coding sequence AGCCTCCAGGCTCACGGTTGCCGGACGTATCGTTTCCGCAGAGCGGATGGCGCTGGCAGGCATCCGGGCCCAGTGTGTCTGCATGGCCATGGGGCAGGCCATGGGTGCGGCAGCCGCCATGGCCGTTAAAAAGGGCGTCCCTTCGCGGGAAATCGATTCAAGAGAGATCGTGGCTATGACGGTCGAGCATGGGGCCGTGCCCTTGTCGTGA